Proteins co-encoded in one Arachis hypogaea cultivar Tifrunner chromosome 11, arahy.Tifrunner.gnm2.J5K5, whole genome shotgun sequence genomic window:
- the LOC112720808 gene encoding asparagine--tRNA ligase, chloroplastic/mitochondrial isoform X1: MGAIGVAAAAAMSIAPKVAKHLRLNLNSFLATFPKTTTTTTTMPLFPRCCHCLSSSLSPPFSTRSFCTATLQSSDAAAAAHTKVGEFRRKLKVADVKGGPDQGLDKLGQSLVITGWVRTLRVQSSITFVEINDGSCLSNMQCVMDSGAEGYDQVESGSITTGASIWVQGVVVESQGSKQKVELKVNKIVLVGKSDPSFPIQKKRASREFLRTKAHLRPRTNTFGAVARVRNALAYATHKFFQENGFIWVASPIITASDCEGAGEQFCVTTLIPNSHETADSPVDAIPKVNNGLIDWSQDFFGKPAFLTVSGQLNAETYATALSDVYTFGPTFRAENSNTSRHLAEFWMIEPELAFADLNDDMACATAYIQSVIRYVLDNCKEDMEFFNTWIDKGIIDRLSDLANRDVVQITYTEAIDLLSRANKKFEFPVKWGCDLQSEHERYITEEAFGGCPVIIRDYPKDIKAFYMRQNDDGRTVAAMDMLVPKIGELIGGSQREERLEYLEARLDDLKLNKDAYWWYLDLRRYGSVPHAGFGLGFERLVQFATGMDNIRDAIPFPRTPASAEF, from the exons ATGGGAGCAATAGGGGTTGCTGCTGCTGCCGCCATGTCTATTGCACCAAAAGTAGCCAAGCACCTACGTctcaatctcaactcttttctcGCCACATTCCCtaaaaccaccaccaccacaaccaccatgCCTCTCTTCCCCCGCTGCTGCCACtgcctttcttcttccctttctcccCCCTTCTCCACCCGCTCCTTCTGCACCGCCACCCTCCAATCCAGCGATGCCGCCGCCGCAGCACACACTAAAGTTGGAGAATTTCGGAGAAAGCTGAAGGTGGCTGATGTGAAGGGTGGGCCAGATCAAGGGTTGGATAAGCTTGGCCAGAGTCTCGTCATCACGGGTTGGGTCCGCACTCTTCGTGTTCAGAGCAGCATTACCTTTGTTGAG ATTAACGATGGTTCCTGCCTTTCTAATATGCAATGTGTGATGGATTCGGGAGCAGAAGGTTATGATCAG GTTGAATCTGGTTCGATTACGACTGGTGCGTCTATTTGGGTGCAAGGAGTTGTGGTGGAGAGCCAAGGATCCAAGCAGAAAGTGGAATTAAAAGTCAACAAAATAGTATTG GTTGGCAAGAGTGATCCTTCCTTTCCCATCCAAAAGAAAAGAGCGAGCAGAGAATTTCTAAGAACAAAAGCGCATCTTCGGCCAAGAACAAATACTTTTGGTGCA GTTGCAAGGGTTAGGAATGCGCTGGCATATGCTACCCACAAATTCTTCCAAGAGAATGGGTTTATTTGGGTCGCAAGTCCTATTATCACTGCTTCAGATTGTGAGGGAGCGGGTGAACAGTTTTGTGTTACTACATTG ATACCAAATTCTCATGAAACTGCTGATTCTCCAGTTGATGCCATTCCAAAAGTGAATAATGGATTGATTGATTGGTCGCAA GACTTTTTTGGTAAACCAGCATTTTTGACTGTTTCAGGCCAACTCAATGCTGAAACTTATGCTACTGCTCTTTCTGAT GTATATACATTTGGTCCCACTTTCCGAGCAGAAAATTCTAACACGTCAAGACACTTGGCTGAATTTTGG aTGATTGAGCCGGAACTTGCTTTTGCTGATCTAAATGATGACATGGCTTGTGCTACTGCATATATTCAGTCTGTA ATTAGATATGTTCTTGATAACTGCAAGGAAGACATGGAGTTTTTCAATACATGGATTGATAAGGGAATCATTGACCGCTTGAGT GATTTGGCAAACAGAGATGTTGTGCAAATAACCTACACTGAAGCGATAGATCTTCTGTCTCGAGCAAATAAGAAATTTGAATTCCCG GTGAAATGGGGTTGTGATCTGCAAAGTGAACATGAGCGTTATATAACTGAAGAGGCATTTGGTGGTTGCCCTGTTATAATCAGAGACTATCCGAAG GATATCAAAGCATTCTATATGCGGCAGAATGATGACGGAAGGACAGTTGCAGCCATGGACATGTTGGTTCCAAAG ATTGGTGAACTTATTGGTGGAAGCCAAAGAGAAGAACGGCTTGAGTATCTCGAAGCCCGCTTAGATGATTTAAAGCTAAATAAGGATGCATATTGGTGGTATCTTGACTTGCGTCGTTATGGTTCAG TGCCTCATGCAGGGTTTGGTTTGGGGTTTGAGAGATTAGTGCAGTTTGCAACAGGAATGGACAATATAAGGGATGCCATTCCCTTTCCTCGTACACCTGCCTCCGCTGAGTTTTAG
- the LOC112720808 gene encoding asparagine--tRNA ligase, chloroplastic/mitochondrial isoform X2: protein MQCVMDSGAEGYDQVESGSITTGASIWVQGVVVESQGSKQKVELKVNKIVLVGKSDPSFPIQKKRASREFLRTKAHLRPRTNTFGAVARVRNALAYATHKFFQENGFIWVASPIITASDCEGAGEQFCVTTLIPNSHETADSPVDAIPKVNNGLIDWSQDFFGKPAFLTVSGQLNAETYATALSDVYTFGPTFRAENSNTSRHLAEFWMIEPELAFADLNDDMACATAYIQSVIRYVLDNCKEDMEFFNTWIDKGIIDRLSDLANRDVVQITYTEAIDLLSRANKKFEFPVKWGCDLQSEHERYITEEAFGGCPVIIRDYPKDIKAFYMRQNDDGRTVAAMDMLVPKIGELIGGSQREERLEYLEARLDDLKLNKDAYWWYLDLRRYGSVPHAGFGLGFERLVQFATGMDNIRDAIPFPRTPASAEF from the exons ATGCAATGTGTGATGGATTCGGGAGCAGAAGGTTATGATCAG GTTGAATCTGGTTCGATTACGACTGGTGCGTCTATTTGGGTGCAAGGAGTTGTGGTGGAGAGCCAAGGATCCAAGCAGAAAGTGGAATTAAAAGTCAACAAAATAGTATTG GTTGGCAAGAGTGATCCTTCCTTTCCCATCCAAAAGAAAAGAGCGAGCAGAGAATTTCTAAGAACAAAAGCGCATCTTCGGCCAAGAACAAATACTTTTGGTGCA GTTGCAAGGGTTAGGAATGCGCTGGCATATGCTACCCACAAATTCTTCCAAGAGAATGGGTTTATTTGGGTCGCAAGTCCTATTATCACTGCTTCAGATTGTGAGGGAGCGGGTGAACAGTTTTGTGTTACTACATTG ATACCAAATTCTCATGAAACTGCTGATTCTCCAGTTGATGCCATTCCAAAAGTGAATAATGGATTGATTGATTGGTCGCAA GACTTTTTTGGTAAACCAGCATTTTTGACTGTTTCAGGCCAACTCAATGCTGAAACTTATGCTACTGCTCTTTCTGAT GTATATACATTTGGTCCCACTTTCCGAGCAGAAAATTCTAACACGTCAAGACACTTGGCTGAATTTTGG aTGATTGAGCCGGAACTTGCTTTTGCTGATCTAAATGATGACATGGCTTGTGCTACTGCATATATTCAGTCTGTA ATTAGATATGTTCTTGATAACTGCAAGGAAGACATGGAGTTTTTCAATACATGGATTGATAAGGGAATCATTGACCGCTTGAGT GATTTGGCAAACAGAGATGTTGTGCAAATAACCTACACTGAAGCGATAGATCTTCTGTCTCGAGCAAATAAGAAATTTGAATTCCCG GTGAAATGGGGTTGTGATCTGCAAAGTGAACATGAGCGTTATATAACTGAAGAGGCATTTGGTGGTTGCCCTGTTATAATCAGAGACTATCCGAAG GATATCAAAGCATTCTATATGCGGCAGAATGATGACGGAAGGACAGTTGCAGCCATGGACATGTTGGTTCCAAAG ATTGGTGAACTTATTGGTGGAAGCCAAAGAGAAGAACGGCTTGAGTATCTCGAAGCCCGCTTAGATGATTTAAAGCTAAATAAGGATGCATATTGGTGGTATCTTGACTTGCGTCGTTATGGTTCAG TGCCTCATGCAGGGTTTGGTTTGGGGTTTGAGAGATTAGTGCAGTTTGCAACAGGAATGGACAATATAAGGGATGCCATTCCCTTTCCTCGTACACCTGCCTCCGCTGAGTTTTAG